TGGAGGGATGGATTACAGGCGCTTTCATTGCCATTTGTGTAGTAGGGGTGATGAGTTTGGTTGGCTTATCAATTTTGCATGTCAAGGCAGCACTAGCTTTAGCGATTTTAGCGGGATTTTTTAACTTGATTCCCAACCTGGGCCCAACGATGAGTGTAATCCCAGCAATGGCGATCGCTTTCTTGGATGAACCTTGGAAAGCGATCGCTGTCTTGATTCTCTACTTTATAATTCAACAAGTTGAGAGCAATTTCATCACGCCTGTTGTCATGGCGCATCAAGTCTCATTGCTACCCGCCATCACCTTAATTGCTCAACTATTTTTCGTCACTTTCTTTGGCTTTTTAGGATTATTTCTAGCGCTACCCTTGACTGTTGTTGCTAAAATTTGGTTGCAAGAAGTATTGATTAAAGATGTTTTAGATGAATGGGGAAATCATCAAAAAGAGACTGAGTTGGTGATGGTTTCTGAATCTCCCGAAGGAGATGATAATTGGACAGCAGATAGTCCCGATGTTAATCGGGAGCGACCGATTGATGATGATATTTTGCAAAAAGAAGATTAATTAATCAATTCTAGGACTTACGCATTGACAGGAAAGACCAAGTATAGATGATTGGAAAAACCAATCCGTCGTAGGGGTTACTCATCTGATTTTTTTGCTAATAACACTTGTAAATCAGTGCCTTTCTAGTAAATTAAACAGCCTTGCTCTCAGCAAAGGCTGTCTTTTGTGCTTTATAAAAAAGTAAAGGTTCAAAACCTTGTCCGCAAGTAGCGCGAATAAATCCTTGTATCTTAAGGTAGGTAGAAACCCCATCCCAAGTGTCTGGCTTAGTTTAATCCCCCTGCTTCCCCTGCTCCCCCTACTCTCTTCATGCCCGTGAAAACTTTTTGCGTAGCTGTCCCAATGGAAACTCTATAAACTGGTGAATCGCATAGGCTAATCCCAAAGAAATTAATAGAGAAATTCCTCCTTGTAGAACTTTATGCAATTGGGGTAAATACATCTCAACAGCTAAGATCACAGTATTATGTACAAGATACAGCGAGTAAGATAGTACACCAATAAAGCGCATCCACTTTAAATTTAGGATTGCGAATAATCCCCAATTGGGAAAGCGAATAGCAGTAATAAAGATTGGGTATAACCCAATTCCCTGTATGGTAAAAGCAAAGGTTTGTTTAAAATCAAGTGAGCGATATATAAATGTGAAAAGAATCAAGCTTAGTCCTGCCGGCAGAAATAAATACTTCCACACTTTATTAGAATAGTGCTGTGCATCTAGCATCGGATTACCATTTACTGCCAATGCACAGCCCAATAAAATACTATCTAGCCGCGTATCTGTTCCATAATATGTACGATCAAAAGATGCTCCAAAACCATAAGTGAGAACACACCGCCAGAGTAAGACAGCTAAACATAATACCCAAAAAATTAGCATTTGTCTGCGTGAACTTACATGCCGTTGACGTAGAGTTATATAAAGCAGTGGAAAAAGGAAATAAAAGTGTTCTTCGACAGCTAGAGACCAACATACCCAACTACCGACAGTAACATTATTCTCGCTAACAAAAACGCGATAATAGTTGCCATAGTGCAGACACTGAGCTAAGAAGGGCGGTAAGTCAATTTGCCCCTGAAGTAATCCCAAGACAGTTAAGCCAGCTCCTAATCCCAGCACGAAATAAAATGGCGGCCAAATACGCAGGATTCGTCTGAGATAGAAGAGCTTAAAATCAAAAGTCTGATAGCGATCGTACTCTTGCCTAAGAAGAGTTGTTATTAAGTAGCCACTGAGAAAGAAAAATACTGTTACACCGAAGCCTGCTGGAGCAAGGTTTTTAAGTCCTGTATGGTATAGAAAAACAATTAGAAAAGCAATAGTTCTTATTCCATCAAGGGATGGTATATACAATCTTGAATGTGAATTTGCACCAGCCGAAACATCTGGATTAGTTATAGATGAAGCTGGGGAAGATTTTTCCAAGAATCTTTACTCCTTGAAGGTGCGACAGAACAGACTTAAAAGTGGATGAGATAAAGAATCCAGTAACTCATCTTATATACCGCATTTTTACAGACATATTACGTTTTTTTACCATCATTACTATACGTCATTGCTTGTAAGGAAAAAACTTTTTCTATATCATTGACAATCAATGATATAGAAAAAGTAAAACTACTGTCCTACAAAGCTTTCACCGTCAGCTTGAATGTTGCTATAAAAAAGGTTACTCCGAGATAATCGGTTCTGCTGCAATATCATCTAAGTGGACGCTGCCTAA
This Nostoc sp. KVJ3 DNA region includes the following protein-coding sequences:
- a CDS encoding acyltransferase family protein, producing MEKSSPASSITNPDVSAGANSHSRLYIPSLDGIRTIAFLIVFLYHTGLKNLAPAGFGVTVFFFLSGYLITTLLRQEYDRYQTFDFKLFYLRRILRIWPPFYFVLGLGAGLTVLGLLQGQIDLPPFLAQCLHYGNYYRVFVSENNVTVGSWVCWSLAVEEHFYFLFPLLYITLRQRHVSSRRQMLIFWVLCLAVLLWRCVLTYGFGASFDRTYYGTDTRLDSILLGCALAVNGNPMLDAQHYSNKVWKYLFLPAGLSLILFTFIYRSLDFKQTFAFTIQGIGLYPIFITAIRFPNWGLFAILNLKWMRFIGVLSYSLYLVHNTVILAVEMYLPQLHKVLQGGISLLISLGLAYAIHQFIEFPLGQLRKKFSRA